The proteins below are encoded in one region of Sphingobacterium sp. R2:
- a CDS encoding polyprenyl synthetase family protein, whose amino-acid sequence MQHLQQLVMEAIETSKFPETPSNLYDPIRYILTLGGKRVRPVLTLMAAELFGMHDMTDIIPAAKAVEFFHNFSLIHDDLMDKAPLRRGKTTVHEKWDANIAILSGDGLLVKAYEEISKCNPVYLPATLKILSKVAMEVCEGQQLDMDYESRSSLSMAEYLEMIRLKTSVLLGGALQLGAILSGADEQQQQLIYDFGENVGLAFQLQDDILDAYGDPETFGKIVGGDILINKKTFLLVKLMAVISNEDKPILKNLLEAPAEDTPSKIDDMLALYGKYEIKAAADRLKDSYTQRAFEKMKALNVPNHRKEPLLVLANNLLVRQQ is encoded by the coding sequence ATGCAACATTTACAACAACTCGTGATGGAGGCGATAGAGACAAGTAAATTTCCTGAAACACCATCCAATTTATATGATCCAATACGGTATATTTTGACTTTGGGCGGAAAGCGGGTTCGGCCTGTACTGACCTTGATGGCGGCCGAATTATTCGGTATGCACGACATGACCGATATTATACCCGCTGCCAAAGCAGTTGAGTTTTTTCACAACTTTTCGCTAATCCACGATGACCTGATGGATAAGGCACCCTTAAGAAGAGGTAAAACGACAGTGCACGAGAAATGGGACGCTAATATTGCCATATTATCTGGTGACGGATTGTTGGTTAAAGCCTATGAGGAAATCTCAAAATGTAATCCGGTTTATCTACCAGCAACGTTGAAAATTTTAAGTAAAGTTGCTATGGAGGTATGTGAGGGCCAACAATTGGATATGGATTACGAAAGTCGGAGTTCGCTGTCGATGGCTGAATATCTGGAAATGATTCGCTTGAAGACTTCGGTATTATTGGGCGGAGCATTGCAATTGGGCGCTATTTTGTCGGGAGCAGATGAACAGCAACAGCAACTGATTTACGATTTTGGTGAGAATGTGGGTTTAGCATTCCAGTTACAAGATGATATTTTGGATGCTTACGGCGATCCGGAAACCTTTGGAAAGATCGTTGGTGGTGATATTCTGATCAATAAAAAGACATTTTTATTGGTGAAGCTGATGGCCGTGATTTCGAACGAAGATAAGCCCATTTTAAAGAATTTGTTGGAAGCTCCTGCTGAGGATACTCCATCAAAGATAGACGATATGCTTGCATTGTATGGAAAATATGAAATTAAAGCTGCTGCGGACAGACTTAAGGATAGCTATACACAGCGGGCTTTTGAAAAAATGAAAGCTTTAAATGTACCAAATCATCGCAAGGAACCGTTATTAGTGTTAGCAAATAACCTTTTGGTACGGCAGCAATAA
- a CDS encoding glycosyltransferase family 4 protein, producing the protein MRILIIHTFYQDPGGEDTVFQQEASLLAQDHEVLTITFQNKKGWRGALQTVGSFWNIFAAQRVKEKINTFKPDIVHIHNTHYAAGPVIVRTIAKLGIPQVMTLHNFRLLCPSATLYHHNHLFLDSIHENFPWTAVRQKAFNNSTLKTFILALNYWVHRRIGTWKKVNRYITLTSFAREIFVKSTLNLLPHLFAVKPNFVFPTTVARKVTTPYFIYVGRLSEEKGILNLIDAFIASDFKLQIIGGGPLEEVVNRRVKGQPNISYLGFKKRDEILPLVADAQALLVPSICFEGMPITILEAYSVGTAVLCSNIGPLPELIATGKTGLTFDPHNKNDIIRALTAWSTKMKDEKDEITKTCSSYYFSNFTPELNKEKLLAIYHDAIHDKNQNK; encoded by the coding sequence ATGCGTATACTGATTATCCATACATTTTACCAAGATCCTGGCGGTGAAGACACTGTGTTTCAGCAGGAAGCTTCCCTACTTGCTCAGGATCATGAAGTCCTCACGATCACTTTCCAAAATAAAAAGGGATGGAGGGGAGCCCTACAGACCGTGGGATCCTTTTGGAATATTTTCGCTGCGCAACGTGTCAAGGAAAAAATAAATACGTTTAAGCCAGATATCGTTCACATACATAATACACATTATGCAGCTGGCCCAGTTATCGTGCGGACCATCGCCAAACTCGGAATCCCACAGGTCATGACGCTCCATAACTTCCGGCTGTTATGCCCATCAGCCACCCTCTATCATCACAACCACCTCTTTTTGGACTCAATCCATGAGAACTTCCCTTGGACTGCCGTGCGACAAAAAGCATTCAATAACTCTACGCTAAAAACATTTATCCTAGCTCTGAATTATTGGGTTCACCGTAGAATTGGGACCTGGAAAAAAGTAAATCGATACATCACTTTAACCTCTTTTGCAAGAGAGATATTTGTTAAATCTACGCTAAACCTTTTACCTCACCTATTCGCTGTTAAACCAAACTTTGTCTTTCCTACTACAGTAGCTCGCAAAGTTACCACTCCCTACTTCATTTACGTCGGTCGCCTTTCAGAAGAAAAAGGTATATTAAATCTGATAGATGCTTTTATCGCTTCAGATTTTAAACTACAGATCATTGGCGGGGGACCGCTCGAAGAGGTAGTAAACAGACGCGTCAAGGGTCAGCCTAATATTTCCTACCTCGGCTTTAAAAAAAGAGATGAAATCTTGCCCTTGGTAGCTGATGCACAAGCATTGCTGGTTCCTTCCATTTGTTTCGAGGGCATGCCGATTACAATTCTTGAAGCTTACTCTGTAGGCACAGCCGTACTCTGCTCCAATATTGGCCCACTCCCTGAATTGATTGCTACTGGCAAAACAGGGCTGACATTCGATCCCCACAATAAAAATGACATCATCCGAGCGTTGACCGCATGGAGTACAAAAATGAAAGATGAAAAAGATGAGATAACAAAGACCTGTAGTTCTTACTATTTTAGTAATTTTACGCCTGAACTAAATAAAGAAAAATTATTGGCGATCTATCATGACGCTATTCACGATAAAAATCAGAATAAATGA
- a CDS encoding iron-sulfur cluster assembly protein has translation MSIIVLDKLGLAPQIQTVLESIYDPELKPANIVDLGLVYEIITKEEGIAKIVMTLTAPGCPVAGEIMNEVQEKVAAIAGIKEALVELTFDPPWTKDMMSEEAKLELGFL, from the coding sequence ATGAGTATCATCGTATTAGATAAACTTGGTTTAGCACCGCAGATACAGACTGTACTGGAATCGATTTATGATCCTGAACTCAAACCTGCAAATATTGTAGATTTGGGGCTTGTATATGAAATCATTACGAAAGAAGAAGGCATTGCAAAGATTGTGATGACACTTACTGCTCCAGGCTGTCCGGTGGCAGGCGAAATTATGAATGAAGTTCAAGAAAAAGTTGCTGCCATAGCAGGCATCAAAGAAGCATTGGTAGAATTGACATTTGATCCGCCTTGGACCAAAGACATGATGTCGGAAGAAGCAAAGCTAGAATTGGGATTTTTGTAA
- a CDS encoding cation:proton antiporter codes for MLSHTLILEIGIAVGLVAIVGLIANKLKFSVIPFFIIIGMVLGQHAPQIGMVDLTFTESKPFIDFMGRLGVLFLLFYLGLEFSVNRLIKSGKAIVTGGTIYVLLNFTSGLLIGWLMDMPFKEMMVLCGIMTSSSTAIVAKVLTDLKRTANPETEVIMGMIMFDDLFIAMHISFLSGLILTGSSSFWTVAGTSLLALGFILAFLILGRKLVPAIDRLLKEKTSELFILIIFALLFIVAGFSETIHVAEAIGALMAGLVLADSQYIKKIESMVLPYKDFFGAMFFFSFGLSIDIMSLGGAVFWASIAALVTMLGNLASGYFAAKFSGMKPKTSFDIGFTLSARGEFSIIMANIGKAGALLPVIQSFVVVYVLILSIVSPLLTKESRKLWKTLFGADPNSAKPLKKLSDLENNQRI; via the coding sequence ATGCTATCACATACCTTAATTCTGGAAATTGGAATCGCTGTAGGACTCGTTGCCATTGTTGGCCTAATTGCCAATAAGCTTAAGTTTTCTGTTATTCCTTTTTTCATCATTATAGGAATGGTGTTGGGACAGCACGCCCCACAGATTGGCATGGTGGATTTAACTTTTACAGAAAGCAAGCCCTTTATCGATTTTATGGGTCGTTTGGGGGTACTGTTCCTGCTGTTCTATCTTGGTCTTGAGTTTTCAGTCAATCGGCTTATTAAGTCTGGTAAAGCCATTGTGACAGGGGGAACCATTTATGTTTTATTGAACTTTACATCAGGGCTATTGATCGGTTGGTTGATGGACATGCCATTTAAGGAAATGATGGTGCTTTGCGGTATTATGACAAGTTCCTCGACAGCTATTGTTGCAAAAGTTCTGACTGATCTCAAACGTACTGCCAACCCCGAGACTGAGGTCATTATGGGTATGATTATGTTCGATGATCTGTTTATAGCGATGCATATCTCCTTTCTTTCAGGCTTGATTCTTACGGGGAGCAGCTCTTTTTGGACAGTGGCCGGAACTTCTTTATTGGCTTTAGGGTTTATATTGGCGTTTTTGATTTTAGGCAGAAAGTTGGTGCCTGCAATTGATCGTTTATTGAAGGAGAAAACCTCCGAATTATTTATATTGATCATCTTTGCACTGCTTTTTATTGTGGCGGGATTTTCCGAAACGATACACGTTGCAGAGGCTATTGGTGCATTGATGGCTGGATTGGTGCTTGCAGATTCTCAATACATTAAAAAAATTGAATCCATGGTACTGCCCTATAAAGATTTTTTTGGGGCGATGTTTTTCTTTAGTTTCGGATTGTCCATTGATATTATGTCGCTAGGGGGTGCCGTTTTTTGGGCTTCGATCGCAGCATTGGTCACCATGCTGGGTAATCTTGCATCAGGATATTTTGCGGCTAAATTTTCGGGCATGAAGCCTAAAACTTCTTTTGATATCGGCTTCACCTTGTCTGCGCGTGGAGAGTTTTCTATCATCATGGCAAATATTGGTAAAGCGGGGGCCTTATTGCCGGTTATTCAATCCTTTGTGGTTGTTTATGTACTTATTCTTTCAATCGTATCGCCTCTATTGACCAAAGAGTCTCGAAAGCTGTGGAAAACACTTTTTGGAGCAGATCCCAATAGTGCCAAGCCCTTAAAGAAGCTAAGTGATCTAGAAAATAATCAGAGGATTTAG
- a CDS encoding cation:proton antiporter regulatory subunit gives MSIVRESDLIGIGKKFQIETDAGDNMVVVIHDDGRRELYRYDDEEHESRCVMTLNDDESRQIAGIIGGLSYKPKALETIEVALDDLRIEWYKVEGKNEGAGKTIGELEVRQRTGASIIAGIRDDDTVINPGPSYLISPGTTLVIAGKKNNIKLLKEILL, from the coding sequence ATGTCTATTGTAAGAGAGTCCGATCTGATTGGAATTGGGAAAAAATTTCAGATTGAAACCGATGCGGGAGATAACATGGTTGTTGTTATCCATGACGATGGCAGACGGGAACTTTATCGCTATGATGACGAGGAGCATGAATCACGTTGTGTGATGACACTTAATGACGATGAGTCCCGTCAGATTGCGGGAATTATCGGTGGATTGTCCTATAAGCCGAAGGCTTTGGAGACGATTGAAGTTGCTCTGGACGATTTGCGCATTGAATGGTACAAAGTAGAGGGCAAAAATGAAGGTGCAGGAAAGACAATTGGGGAGTTGGAAGTCCGTCAACGCACCGGCGCATCGATTATTGCTGGTATACGGGATGATGATACGGTTATTAATCCAGGACCATCTTATTTGATTAGCCCAGGTACGACACTGGTTATCGCGGGGAAAAAGAATAATATTAAACTTTTAAAGGAAATTTTACTGTAA
- a CDS encoding MBL fold metallo-hydrolase — protein MVQAYSLYEGSFSVDKSRKFVPFDPSIDAPQDRPGAMFIDVHPFLIQTDGGLVLCDTGLGYTDENGHLQLYDNIYKLGYRPDDVKYVLMSHLHKDHAGGMVTFESGTGRIAFPEAEYIVQRGEWEDAYSGISSSYRTEIFDVIQRSGNLILVEGEGKINDEISYALNGGHTEHHQAFHIRTGGQHYFFGGDVLPEPEEIFHNYVAKYDFDGRRSKALRQEYWAEGAPAGWIFLFYHSKNITIGRSQLREDGTYRLIDASLQE, from the coding sequence ATGGTACAGGCTTATTCTTTATACGAAGGTTCTTTTTCGGTAGATAAAAGCAGAAAATTTGTTCCTTTCGACCCTTCGATAGATGCCCCTCAGGACCGTCCGGGCGCTATGTTTATCGATGTTCATCCTTTCTTGATCCAAACCGATGGCGGGCTCGTACTTTGTGATACTGGTCTTGGTTATACGGATGAAAATGGGCATTTACAGCTGTATGATAACATCTATAAATTAGGATATCGGCCTGATGATGTAAAATATGTATTGATGTCCCATCTGCATAAAGATCATGCCGGTGGTATGGTGACATTTGAAAGTGGAACGGGTCGGATAGCATTTCCTGAGGCCGAATATATTGTACAGCGTGGTGAATGGGAAGATGCCTACTCGGGAATTTCCAGTTCATACCGGACAGAGATTTTTGATGTGATTCAACGCAGCGGTAATTTGATATTGGTGGAAGGTGAAGGAAAAATAAATGATGAAATCAGCTATGCGCTCAATGGCGGACATACCGAACATCATCAGGCATTTCATATTCGAACAGGTGGTCAGCATTACTTCTTTGGTGGAGATGTATTGCCCGAGCCTGAAGAGATTTTCCATAACTATGTGGCAAAATATGATTTTGACGGCCGGCGCTCCAAAGCCTTGCGTCAGGAGTATTGGGCAGAAGGCGCGCCAGCAGGCTGGATTTTTTTATTTTATCATTCAAAAAATATAACCATTGGCCGTAGTCAGCTTCGGGAAGATGGCACTTATCGGTTGATTGATGCTTCCTTGCAGGAATAA